Genomic segment of Desulfovulcanus ferrireducens:
AAGTTTTAGATGGGTCCAAGACTTTGTACCAGCATGAAAGAAACCAAGACTAGAATAAACCATAGAAATTAAGTTGATAAAAAGGTTCGGCCACAAGCTCTATTGAGGAACGGAGCTGTTCCCGCTGAAGGCAGGATCAGCTCCGTCTCACATATTTTAAATCAAGCTCTTTCCTGTCATCTCCTTAGGTTTAGGAATGGACCACAAATCAAGGATAGTCGGGGCAATATCAGCCAGAATCCCACGTGGCCGCAACCGAATGTCTTTTTTGTTTTCACTTATTAAGACAAGAGGCACAGGATTTAAACTATGGGCGGTCTTTGGTTTTCCATCTTCATCCAACATATCATCTGCATTACCATGGTCTGCCGTGAGCAAAATGGTTCCGCCTACCTCTTGCATGGTTTCAACAACCCGTCCCACACACTCATCCACTGCTTCACACGCCTTAATTGCTGCCGGAATGACCCCTGTATGACCAACCATATCCAGGTTGGCAAAGTTACACACATAAAGATCATATTCCCCGGCCCTTATTTTTGAGCATAAAACATCTGTCACTTTGTAAACACTCATTTCGGGCTTCAGATCATAAGTGGCAACTTCACGAGGAGAAGGAATCAATATTCTGTCTTCCCCGGGAAAAGGCTCCTCTTCCCCTCCATTAAAAAAATAGGTCACATGGGCATATTTTTCTGTCTCAGCAATGCGAAGTTGCCTGAGGCCTTTTTCAGACACCACCTGCCCCAGAATATTGTCCAGTTTTTCCGGGGGGAAAATAACCGGCAGACCAAAATCCTTATCATATTCAGTCATAGTGACTAGATTAAGCCGGGGCCAAATTTTACGCTCAAACTCTTTAAAGTGCGGATCAAAAAGCGCCTGGCAAAGCTCCCTTGCCCGGTCGGCCCGAAAATTAAAAAAGATGATCCCGTCACCATCTTGCAGGGTAGCCACTGGTTTATCATCGTCCATCAACACAATGGGCCTTACAAACTCATCAGTCTCGCCAGCAGCATAAGCATCATTAACCGCCACAACAGGATCACGCGCCACCTTCCCCTGCCCAAGAGTCAACGCATCATAGGCCAGCTTAACCCTGTCCCAGCGTCTATCCCGGTCCATGGCAAAGTAACGACCGCTAATAGTGGCAATCTTCCCTACCCCGGTCTCCTGCAGGTAATTTTTAAGCTTTTGCACATAGGTTATTCCGCTTGTAGGAGGGGTATCCCGGCCATCTAAAAAACAATGGATAAATACTTGGCTGACACCCTTTTCTTTAGCTAACTTGATAAGGCTATGCAGGTGTTCCTGAAGACTGTGCACTCCCCCGTCCGAGAGCAAGCCCATCAAGTGCAACCTGCCGCCGTCTTTTATTTTGGCCAGTAATTCATTTAAGACCTTGTTTTCCTTTATGCTCCCATCCTGGATAGCCAAGTTTATGCGCACGATATCCTGGTAAACAACCCTGCCTGCCCCAATGTTTAAATGACCCACCTCGGAATTACCCATCTGCCCTGGCGGCAAGCCAACACTTTCACCTGAACACTTGAGGCTTGTATGAGCAAAATTTTTCAAAAGTTTATCCATATTAGGTGTATTGGCCAATGAGATAGCATTGCCCGGCCCTTTGGGGGCAATTCCCCATCCATCCAGAATCAAGAGAAGTATAGGAGACATTTTACCCATTTTCAGCCTCTTCCGGTTGTTCCTCGTCCAGGTCTAAATCGACCTCTTTCCCCCTGGCCCAAAATCCCTCTAAATTATAAAATTGGCGTGTATCTGCCAGAAATATGTGCACTATCACATCGTTCAAATCCAAAAGAATCCAGTCTCCACCTTTATATCCCTCCATGCCCATATATTCCCACTTATTCTCTCCGACCTTTTCCAGAACATAGTCTGCCAGGGCCTGGGCATGGCGCACATTCTGAGCGGTGACGATAAGCACGCCTTCAAAAACATTAGAGATTTCACGTACATCTAACCCTAAAACCTGTTGGCCTTTCTTTTCATGTAACCAGTTACCAACGATTTTTAATTTGTCTAAAACCGGCATTGCCGCTAATTTTTTTTTCACATCCTTATCAGACATTATCTTTTCTCTCCCATGCATCATTTATAGATATTGAATTTGTCCTGATTATCAACTAAGAACTTCTTTGACTTAATCCATTATTATTTGTAGCGCAAACCAAAATCTGAGCCATCCAGACATTATAGATGCGGCAACCCCATAAACTCTAACGACAAAAAACACAAATTCGACACTTTTGCGAAAGTCCCTCATGGCCGCCTAAATGAAACTAGTTGATCCGGAGAAACCACAGCCAAAAGGAAGAACGGACCGGAATCCCCCCACACTTTTGCAGAAGTCTCGAATTCAAGCTACAAACGTTATGTATGGACAGACAAATGTTAAGAAAACTCTATCCCAAGGTTAAACGTCGCATACTATACTTATTGGCCGGGAGTATGTGGACTATTGTCGGACTTATGCTTATCAGAACTGCATGTAGCTGGCTTCTTCCTTTACCTTCTTACAAAGCCATTTTTTTGGCCCTAATTGGCGCTGTCTCTGGCGTAAATCTCGCCCGGCCTGGTTTTCAGAAACTAGTATCTAAAAATATCTCTCGCATTAACACTAAACCTGAATCGGCCTGCATCTTTGGATTTCAATCCATTAAAAGCTACTTTCTCATTCTATTTATGATCTTGCTCGGTTTTATTTTGCGTCACTCGGTTTTCCCCAAACCATTCCTGGCCATCATATATCTGACTATCGGTCTTGGGCTTTTTCTATCCAGCTTTAAATATTACCCCAACTTTAACAAAAACAAACATTAATCAATTATGGAAATCATTGCCAAAACAGACAATTATATTACCCCTGACAACAAAGGCCGACTGCTGGCTAAAAACTTCCCTAATCTCTACTTTTATTTTCAAACCATAAAAATAGTTCTCAAGGCAGCCAAACAGGCACAAAAAGGACTCTATTCGGATGAAGAATGGGTCAAAAGCAGTCTAAAGATAGTCACCTCTTTAGAAGACACCGGGGCCAAATTTGTGATCACGGGCAAAAAACATTTTATAAACCTGGATAAACCCTGCGTATTTGTGGCTAACCATATGAGTACTCTGGAGACTTTTGTCCTCCCCTGTATTGTCCGTCCCCACCGTCCCATAACCTTTGTAGTCAAAAAGAATTTAGTTGAAATGCCTATTTTTAAACATATCATGATAAGCCGTGATCCAATCACGGTCACCCGAGAAAATCCCAGGGAAGATTTTAAGGCAGTCATACAGGGGGGAATGGAAAGGCTAAAAAAAGGTGTCTCTATATTTATTTTTCCTCAAACAACCAGAACTACGACATTCGATCCCAAAAAATTCAATACTATTGGAGTAAAGCTGGCCAGAAAAGCCCAGGTGCCTATAATCCCTGTTGCTTTAAAGACCGATGCCTGGGGAATAGGTAAATGGATAAAAGACTTTGGCCCCATCTCTCCTCAAAAGACTGTCTACTTCACCTTTGGCCCGCCCTTAGAAGTAAAAGGAAACGGTAAAAATACGCATCAGCAAATTATAGCATTCATTTCTGAAAACTTAA
This window contains:
- the gpmI gene encoding 2,3-bisphosphoglycerate-independent phosphoglycerate mutase, with protein sequence MGKMSPILLLILDGWGIAPKGPGNAISLANTPNMDKLLKNFAHTSLKCSGESVGLPPGQMGNSEVGHLNIGAGRVVYQDIVRINLAIQDGSIKENKVLNELLAKIKDGGRLHLMGLLSDGGVHSLQEHLHSLIKLAKEKGVSQVFIHCFLDGRDTPPTSGITYVQKLKNYLQETGVGKIATISGRYFAMDRDRRWDRVKLAYDALTLGQGKVARDPVVAVNDAYAAGETDEFVRPIVLMDDDKPVATLQDGDGIIFFNFRADRARELCQALFDPHFKEFERKIWPRLNLVTMTEYDKDFGLPVIFPPEKLDNILGQVVSEKGLRQLRIAETEKYAHVTYFFNGGEEEPFPGEDRILIPSPREVATYDLKPEMSVYKVTDVLCSKIRAGEYDLYVCNFANLDMVGHTGVIPAAIKACEAVDECVGRVVETMQEVGGTILLTADHGNADDMLDEDGKPKTAHSLNPVPLVLISENKKDIRLRPRGILADIAPTILDLWSIPKPKEMTGKSLI
- the rsfS gene encoding ribosome silencing factor; the protein is MSDKDVKKKLAAMPVLDKLKIVGNWLHEKKGQQVLGLDVREISNVFEGVLIVTAQNVRHAQALADYVLEKVGENKWEYMGMEGYKGGDWILLDLNDVIVHIFLADTRQFYNLEGFWARGKEVDLDLDEEQPEEAENG
- a CDS encoding lysophospholipid acyltransferase family protein, with amino-acid sequence MEIIAKTDNYITPDNKGRLLAKNFPNLYFYFQTIKIVLKAAKQAQKGLYSDEEWVKSSLKIVTSLEDTGAKFVITGKKHFINLDKPCVFVANHMSTLETFVLPCIVRPHRPITFVVKKNLVEMPIFKHIMISRDPITVTRENPREDFKAVIQGGMERLKKGVSIFIFPQTTRTTTFDPKKFNTIGVKLARKAQVPIIPVALKTDAWGIGKWIKDFGPISPQKTVYFTFGPPLEVKGNGKNTHQQIIAFISENLSKWS